The following DNA comes from Winogradskyella sp. PG-2.
AAGGCATTTGAAATTTTGAAAGCTCAGTCAACTTTTATTAATGAATATGAACAGGTAGATTGCCAGGCAAAAACTTCTAAATGTGCTGATTATCTTAAATATTATGTGTCAGATGAAGCTAAAGTGAAGGTGATTTCTCAAGCACCAGAATTAGTCACTGTAGATGTATTTAAGAATAGTTTAAAAGTACGACAGGCAATTGCACAATATGTAACAAAGATTCCTGAGTCTTTAAAAACTGATTATGAATCATTACTTGATGATAAGTCATACATCACTATTGAAAAAGCTTTATATAATTTATGGGTTAACTTTCCAGAAGAACGTGCCAAATACCTTTCTAAAAGCAGAAACATAGTCGGGTTTAGTGATAAAAATATTAGGTTACTTTGGATAGCTCTAAATTTAAACACACCATTTTATCAAACGGATAATAAACAGGCATTATTTCAAGAACTTGTAGATTATACAAATGAAAAATATAATGCCGATTTGAGACGCAATGCATTTCAATATTTAAGTATGATGCAATCTTGTAATGAAGAATGTCAATCAAACTTAGAGAATGCAAAATCACATCATAACTGGAGATTGGTTAAGTTTGCAAAAGAATTATCTGAAAAACTAAAATAAAATTAATGCGAGCATTAGTAATTTCTGGTGGTGGAAGTAAAGGTGCCTTTGCAGGTGGAGTTGCTCAATATCTTATAGAGCGAGAAAAACGTGAGTATGATATGTTTTTAGGAACTTCTACAGGCAGTTTATTAGTGCCTTATTTAGCTGTAAATGATATTTCTAAGCTTTATGACATATTCACCAATGTTCAGCAGCAAGATATTTTTAGCGTAAGCCCTTTTGTGCAGCGTCAGAAAGGTGATCGTGAGTTTGTTTCTATTGATTTTGTGAATTCTTTATGGCAGTTTATAAAACGAAAGCGAACTTTTGGTGAGAGTAAAGCTCTAAAACGTAATATTCGAAAAAACTTCACTTTTGAAGAGTATCAAAAAATAAAAGCAACTAAGCAAGATGTTGTGGTTACTGTTTCTAACCTCTCTATGAATAGAGTAGAATATAAGTCTATTAACGATTGTAGCTATGAAGAGTTTTGTAATTGGATATGGATTTCATGTAACTATATTCCTTTTATGTCCTTAGCAAAAGTTAATGGTTATGAGTATGCAGATGGTGGTTTAGGTTGTGTAATTCCAATACGAGAAGCCATTGAGAGAGGTGCTACTGAAGTAGATGCTGTGGTTTTAGAATCAGAAAGCCTTAAGAAGCAAAAAATACTAGGGAAAAACCCGTTTTCATTAATGATTAATTTGTTCGGACATTTAATGGATCAGGTTGAGCGTAATGATATTGTTATTGGTAAACTCGCTGCAAAGAATAGAAATGTAAAGTTGAATTTGTATTATACACCAACAACTTTAACTGAAAATTCATTGATTTTCAGTAAACGTCTAATGGAAAAGTGGTGGCAACAAGGTTATGAGCATGCAGAGCAAAAACACGAATAATTAATTACCATATCTCTCCAACTTCTTGTTTTATAAATGATAATGCTGCGTTACTTGGTGATTGTTTATCCATTAACTCAGTTAACACAACTTCACGAAGTTTATCTGCAGAATCTGTTTTTTCAAGCATATTTGCTTTTCTAATGAGTTGGATTGTCGCATTTTTAGCCGCTAAAATTATGTTCCAGCATTCATCGCTTATATAAATTTGTTGTGCCAAATTATGTTCAAACTCTTGCTCTATTGTAGCGATTAGCAAATTTTCGTAATCTTCTTTATTAGATGAGGTAGGATTAATCCTTGTTAATAGTTTAGAAGGTGAAATTCGCTCTAATAAAAGCGACATACGCTCATAAGCTTGGAGTCTTACTGGTAAAGCTTCTTTTTGTAAATCTTTTGTAATTATAAAATTACGACGGTTATTTTCGTTATCTACATGTTCTCTAAAAAACAAATAGGCAATGGCTCCTGTTACTAAAGCAGGAATGGTGTACATTAAAAGATTGATGAGTTGTTGTTCCATAAAAATTAGTTATTCTTTATTCCGCCAAGATACTCACAATCCTTTAAATACTGCAAACTTTCAAATTTTACAGGTGATTTTTTATATCTAAACGTTTGATTAAAATCCTTAGTCAGATTATGGTCATCCACGTTCATTTCAATATCACTCATATTAAATTGACAAGGATGCTCATAGCCAGCTGCATGTGTAATTTCAATTAATTCTTTTCTAAATGTTTTAAAGTATTGCGCTAGGCGTTCAGACTTCAATGGCACATTAATTCCATTTTGTAACCATTTACTTTGGGTTGCTACACCAGCAGGACAGCGATTTGTATGGCATATCTGTGCTTGAATACAGCCAATACTCATCATTGCCTCACGTGCAACATTGATACAGTCTACTCCCATGGCAAAAGCCATCGCAGCTTTAGCTGGAAAACCTAATTTTCCACTTCCAACAAATACGATACGATCTGTTAAGCCACGCTTTTGAAATAACTTATAAATATCACTAAAACCGTAAATCCAAGGTAATGAGACATGATCTGCAAAACTCGGTGGAGCGGCTCCAGTTCCTCCTTCGCCACCATCTACAGCAATAAAATCTGGTCCACGATTTTCAGTTTTCATAATGTCAGCTAGTTCTTCCCATTGCTCTAATTTACCTATAGCTGCTTTGATACCTACAGGTAATCCAGTAGCTTCAGCAATAGCTTCAATAAAATCAACCAATTCAGGTACATTAGAAAATGCTTTGTGATTTGGTGGTGATAATACAGTTTTTCCTACTTTAACACCTCTAATTTTAGCAATTTCTTCGGTAATTTTTGCTCCTGGTAAAACACCACCTTTTCCAGGTTTTGCTCCTTGAGACAACTTTACTTCAATGGCTCTAACGAAAGGATTATCATTGACGAGTTTTATCATTTTTTCCATAGAAAAACCACCATCATCTGCACGCACACCAAAATAACCAGTTCCGAAATGAAAAACCACATCGCCACCATTGCTGTGATATGGTGATAAACCTCCTTCACCTGTATTATGATATGCTCCTGCGATTTTAACACCTTTATTTAAAGATTCTATAGCTTTAGCGGATAAAGATCCAAAGCTCATTGCTGATACGTTTATTATGGATGCAGGTCTATATGGACGCTTTCTTTTATTATAGGCTCCCATAACTTTTGCACAAGGCGCAAAAGTTTTATCTATTGCACTAGGATGATTATCTGCAACCTTGTATGGCATCATTGCATTGTTGATAAAAATATGCTGATGTGCATAGATATCTCTATCTGTACCAAACCCTTCGTAATTATTTTCATTTTTTGCAGAGGCATAAATCCAACCACGCTCAATACGATTAAAAGGCAATTCTTCTCTATTGTTGGCTACAAAATACTGACGCATTTCTGGTCCAATACTCTCAAGCCAATAACGTAGATGTCCTACAATGGGAAAATTATGACTTATAGTATGGCCTTTTTGAAAAAAAACATCTCGAATGGCTACAACTGCAAGAACAATAATAATCCAAAGCCACCACGAAATAGAACTTAAGAATTCTAAAACGGAGTCCATATTAGTTGTTTAAATAATCTAATGTTAGTCTTGTAAAGGCTTTTACACCAAGTAACATTCCACTTTCATCAATCATAAAGTCTGGTGTATGATGGGGAAATGCACCTTTTGTTTCTTCAGTAGGTCTCATGCCACCTAAAAAGAAATATATACCTGGAACTACTTCTTGAAAATAAGAGAAATCTTCACCTCCAGTAGTAGCTTTCATAACATGAACATTTTCTGTACCTGCTACCTTTTGTAATGACGGCAACATTTTATCTGTTAAATCTGGATCATTGAAAGTAATGGACGTTTGATTTCTGAAAGCAATTGTAGCTTCACCACCATAAGCTTTTGCTATAGTTTCTGTCATTTCTTTCATGCGTCGTTCAATCATGGAACGCATAGCTGGATCTAAAGTTCTTACTGTTCCAATTAATTGTGCAGTTTCAGGAATAATATTAAATCGTGTTCCTGCAGATATTTTACCAACGGTAATTACAGCAGCTTCATCCGTTAATTTAGCCTCTCTACTAATAATAGTTTGCAAACCATCAATAATTTTTGCTGAAATCATGATAGGATCAACACCAGACCAAGGTTGTGATCCATGGGTTTGTTTTCCTTTTACATCAATTACAAAACGTTCAACAGAGGCCATAATTCCCCCTTTTTTATATTTTAAAGTTCCTACAGGAGTGCCAGCATTAATATGGAGTCCAAAAATGGCATCAACTTTTGGGTTTTC
Coding sequences within:
- a CDS encoding patatin family protein, with translation MRALVISGGGSKGAFAGGVAQYLIEREKREYDMFLGTSTGSLLVPYLAVNDISKLYDIFTNVQQQDIFSVSPFVQRQKGDREFVSIDFVNSLWQFIKRKRTFGESKALKRNIRKNFTFEEYQKIKATKQDVVVTVSNLSMNRVEYKSINDCSYEEFCNWIWISCNYIPFMSLAKVNGYEYADGGLGCVIPIREAIERGATEVDAVVLESESLKKQKILGKNPFSLMINLFGHLMDQVERNDIVIGKLAAKNRNVKLNLYYTPTTLTENSLIFSKRLMEKWWQQGYEHAEQKHE
- a CDS encoding FMN-binding glutamate synthase family protein, giving the protein MDSVLEFLSSISWWLWIIIVLAVVAIRDVFFQKGHTISHNFPIVGHLRYWLESIGPEMRQYFVANNREELPFNRIERGWIYASAKNENNYEGFGTDRDIYAHQHIFINNAMMPYKVADNHPSAIDKTFAPCAKVMGAYNKRKRPYRPASIINVSAMSFGSLSAKAIESLNKGVKIAGAYHNTGEGGLSPYHSNGGDVVFHFGTGYFGVRADDGGFSMEKMIKLVNDNPFVRAIEVKLSQGAKPGKGGVLPGAKITEEIAKIRGVKVGKTVLSPPNHKAFSNVPELVDFIEAIAEATGLPVGIKAAIGKLEQWEELADIMKTENRGPDFIAVDGGEGGTGAAPPSFADHVSLPWIYGFSDIYKLFQKRGLTDRIVFVGSGKLGFPAKAAMAFAMGVDCINVAREAMMSIGCIQAQICHTNRCPAGVATQSKWLQNGINVPLKSERLAQYFKTFRKELIEITHAAGYEHPCQFNMSDIEMNVDDHNLTKDFNQTFRYKKSPVKFESLQYLKDCEYLGGIKNN
- a CDS encoding M20 family metallopeptidase — protein: MKIFLALVLFACSFSFAQTAMDQDIIDIEDKLIEWRRHFHENPELSNQEFKTAEKIAEHLKSLDLEVKTGIAITGVVGILKGDLPGKVVALRADIDALPVTERNDLPFKSRVKTTFLGTETGVMHACGHDTHTAILMATAEVLSKHKDKIKGTIKFIFQPAEEGPPPGEEGGAKLMIKEGVLENPKVDAIFGLHINAGTPVGTLKYKKGGIMASVERFVIDVKGKQTHGSQPWSGVDPIMISAKIIDGLQTIISREAKLTDEAAVITVGKISAGTRFNIIPETAQLIGTVRTLDPAMRSMIERRMKEMTETIAKAYGGEATIAFRNQTSITFNDPDLTDKMLPSLQKVAGTENVHVMKATTGGEDFSYFQEVVPGIYFFLGGMRPTEETKGAFPHHTPDFMIDESGMLLGVKAFTRLTLDYLNN